The proteins below come from a single Triticum aestivum cultivar Chinese Spring chromosome 5D, IWGSC CS RefSeq v2.1, whole genome shotgun sequence genomic window:
- the LOC123123577 gene encoding DEAD-box ATP-dependent RNA helicase 3, chloroplastic, whose translation MASLLTLPSLSLSSPSGGGTAGLAPALRLRAAFRCWALGRRWAGAAAAIASPNSVLSEHAFKRLGLGGGSDDEDEEGYGSDQEGPAVEGLQQGDADELAISRLGLPAQLVATLEKRGITHLFPIQRAVLIPALEGRDLIARAKTGTGKTLAFGIPMIKQIIEQDEGRTPGRGRIPRALVLAPTRELAKQVEKEIMESAPKLSTVCVYGGVSYNTQQNALSRGVDVVVGTPGRLIDLINGGSLQLGEVRYLVLDEADQMLAVGFEEDVETILQQLPAERQSMLFSATMPSWVKKLSRRYLDNPLTIDLVGDQDEKLAEGIKLFAIPLTTTSKRTILSDLITVYAKGGKTIVFTRTKRDADEVSLALTTSIASEALHGDISQHQRERTLNGFRQGKFTVLVATDVASRGLDIPNVDLIIHYELPNDPETFVHRSGRTGRAGKAGNAILMFTTNQRRTVKSLERDVGCKFEFIGPPTMEEVLDSSAEHVIATLRGVHPESIQYFVPAAERLSQELGPTALASALAHLSGFSQPPSSRSLISHEQGSVTLQLTRDPAYARGFFSPRSVTGFLSDVSPSAADAVGKIYLIADERVQGAVFDLPEEIAKDLLTMELPEGNTLSKVTKLPVLQDDGPATDSYGRFSNSDRGSRNRRGSSRGGMGGGSRGRGSWDSDEGFRRGGRSSSRPDNDIWSDDDFSGGGARRSNRSSSPGGGHSSYGGRGGSSSFGDRSSSFGERSSSYGGRGGSSFGSRDRSFSGACFTCGQSGHRASDCPNK comes from the exons atGGCTTCCCTCCTCACGCTCCCGTCCCTCTCCCTCTCCAGCCCCAGCGGCGGCGGCACCGCCGGGCTCGCGCCCGCGCTCCGGCTCCGCGCCGCCTTCCGCTGCTGGGCGCTCGGCCGCAGGTGGGCGGGCGCCGCCGCGGCCATCGCGTCGCCCAACTCCGTGCTCAGCGAGCACGCCTTCAAGCGCCTCGGGctcggcggcggcagcgacgacgaggatgAGGAAGGGTACGGGAGCGACCAGGAGGGGCCCGCCGTGGAGGGGCTGCAGCAGGGGGACGCGGATGAGCTCGCCATTTCCAGGCTCGGCCTCCCCGCCCAGCTGGTCGCCACCCTCGAGAAGCGCGGAATTACCCATCTCTTCCCCATCCAG AGGGCTGTATTGATTCCAGCACTTGAGGGCCGTGACCTGATTGCAAGAGCAAAGACTGGAACTGGAAAGACGTTAGCCTTTGGTATACCCATGATCAAGCAAATAATCGAGCAGGACGAAGGGCGCACCCCTGG GCGAGGTCGTATTCCTCGAGCTTTGGTCCTTGCACCCACTAGAGAACTGGCTAAACAAGTTGAGAAGGAAATTATGGAATCAGCACCAAAGCTTAGTACAGTGTGTGTTTATGGTGGTGTCTCGTATAATACCCAGCAGAATGCACTCTCCCGTGGTGTTGATGTTGTCGTAGGAACTCCAGGTCGCCTAATTGATTTGATAAACGGTGGAAGTCTTCAGTTGGGAGAAGTTAGGTATCTTGTCCTTGATGAGGCTGACCAGATGCTTGCAGTTGGGTTTGAGGAAGATGTGGAAACAATATTGCAACAGCTGCCAGCCGAACGACAAAGCATGCTTTTCTCTGCGACCATGCCTAGTTGGGTGAAGAAATTGTCTAGGCGGTACTTGGATAATCCTTTGACAATTGATTTG GTTGGCGATCAAGATGAAAAACTAGCTGAAGGAATCAAACTCTTTGCTATTCCACTCACAACGACTTCAAAGCGCACCATTCTTAGTGATCTCATTACG GTATATGCAAAGGGTGGGAAAACTATTGTTTTCACTCGGACAAAACGGGATGCAGACGAGGTATCATTGGCATTGACAACCAGTATTGCATCTGAGGCGCTTCACGGTGATATTTCACAACATCAGCGTGAGAGGACATTAAATGGTTTCCGCCAAGGGAAATTTACTGTTCTTGTGGCAACTGATGTTGCTTCTCGTGGTCTTGATATACCCAATGTTGATTTG ATTATTCATTATGAGTTGCCAAATGACCCTGAGACTTTTGTTCATCGTTCTGGGCGCACTGGACGAGCAGGGAAAGCAGGGAATGCAATCTTAATGTTTACAACCAACCAGCGAAGGACAGTTAAATCACTTGAACGTGATGTTGGATGCAAATTTGAATTTATTGGCCCACCTACAATGGAAGAAGTCCTTGATTCATCTGCAGAGCATGTCATTGCTACTCTGCGAGGTGTGCACCCTGAGTCGATTCAATACTTTGTTCCAGCGGCTGAGAGACTAAGCCAAGAACTAGGACCTACCGCCCTTGCTTCTGCATTGGCACATCTGAGTGGATTTTCTCAGCCACCTTCTTCACGTTCCCTGATTAGCCATGAGCAG GGATCGGTGACATTACAACTTACCAGGGATCCGGCATATGCAAGAGGCTTCTTTTCTCCTAGATCTGTCACTGGTTTTCTGTCTGATGTCTCTCCATCTGCTGCTGATGCAGTTGGAAAAATATACCTAATAGCAGATGAGAGG GTCCAAGGAGCAGTGTTTGATTTACCCGAGGAGATTGCAAAGGATCTGCTTACTATGGAACTGCCCGAAGGAAACACCTTGAGCAAAGTAACAAAG CTGCCGGTGTTGCAAGATGATGGCCCTGCTACCGACTCTTACGGCCGATTCTCAAACTCGGACCGGGGTTCTAGGAACCGGCGGGGGTCGTCCAGGGGCGGTATGGGCGGCGGCTCAAGAGGCCGTGGTAGTTGGGACTCTGATGAAGGATTCCGTCGCGGTGGCAGGAGCTCTAGCAGACCTGACAACGATATTTGGTCAGATGATGACTTTTCAGGTGGTGGTGCAAGGAGATCAAACCGTTCGTCATCCCCCGGCGGCGGCCACTCGTCCTATGGTGGGCGTGGAGGCTCATCATCCTTCGGTGACAGATCCTCCTCCTTTGGTGAACGCTCATCGTCATACGGTGGTCGTGGTGGCTCTTCCTTTGGAAGCAGGGACAG aagcttcagtgGCGCATGCTTCACATGTGGGCAATCAGGGCACAGAGCATCAGACTGCCCAAACAAGTAG